The Panacibacter microcysteis DNA window GGTACGCTGATCTCGGCTATCCTTCTGCTTTGGAGACAGGGCTGGAGAACGGGCGTGAACCGTGCTGCGGAAGCGATGACGATCTTTGCCGTTATGTGCGCCGGGCAGTTCCCGATATGGCACATGGGCCGTGTTTGGATGGCGTTCTTTGTAATGCCTTATCCTAATACCCGCGGTCCGTTGTGGGTTAACTTTAATTCGCCGTTGTTGTGGGACGTATTTGCGATATCGACCTACTTCACTGTTTCCTTACTTTTCTGGTACAGCGGTCTGTTGCCGGATTTTGCTACCGTACGCGACAGGGCCAAAACAAAACTTCGTAAAAAATTATATGGTATAGCAGCCTTTGGCTGGACTGGTTCTACCAAACACTGGCAACGTCATGAGTCACTTTCACTGGTGCTTGCAGGTTTGAGTACACCACTGGTACTTTCGGTTCACACGATCGTATCTTTTGACTTTGCTACTTCGGTTATACCGGGTTGGCACACAACTATCTTCCCTCCTTACTTTGTTGCCGGTGCAATCTTCTCGGGCTTTGCGATGGTGCAGACCCTTATGCTCATCTTGCGTAAAGTATACTCACTCGAAGATTATATTACCCTTGGGCACATAGAAGCTATGAACAAGGTTATTGTACTAACCGGCTCAATAGTAGGATGTGCTTATTTAACCGAATTGTTTATGGGTTGGTACAGCCAGAACAAATATGAAGGTTATACATTCTGGTACAGCCGTGCAAATCTGTTCAGTCCCTACGGATGGAGTTACTGGGGTATGATGGCATGTAACGTAATCAGCCCACAGATATTCTGGTTCCGTAAAATGAGAAGAAACCTGTTCGTAACATTCTTCATGAGTATTATTGTAAACATCGGTATGTGGTTTGAGCGTTTTGTAATCATTGTAACATCACTTTATCGTGATTACCTGCCTTCAAGCTGGTCTGTTTACTACAGCCCTACTATTTGGGAGATCGGGTTTTATGCGGGTACATTCGGTTTGTTCTTTACCTGTTTTTTCCTGTTCTCAAAATATTTCCCGGTTATCGCAATTGCTGAGATCAAATCAATTCTTAAAACAACCGGGGAAAGTTATAAAGACACAGTTACACCGGTTGAAGAGAAACCACTGGAAGAGTTCGTGCACACATATGCGCATGCGCATTAAAAAATTTGTTCTTTAAATACCGGCATTTGAATCACGGATGAGGCACCTGTTGCGTCGCAATCCGTTCATCGTTCAGCACATTGATGATCAGATCCGGGTAGCAATAACGAATGCTGGCACAAGCAGCATAAAGCAAAAACCACTATGGCACAAAAGAAATTTGTAGTAGGTTGTTTTAAAGATGAAGATGTTTTATTCCCGGCGGTAAAGAAAGTAAGAGTTGCGGGATATAAAATTCATGATGTTTATACACCTTTCCCGGTGCATGGCCTTGATCATGCAATGGGTTTAAGAGAGACAAGTCTTCATACAGCCGGATTTATTTATGGTATTACCGGTACTTCGACAGCGCTTGGCTGCATAAGCTGGATTCTGGCAAAAGACTGGCCGTTGAATATTGGTGGTAAACCCCATTTTGCTTTGCCCGCCTGGATACCCATTATGTTTGAACTTACCGTTCTTTTCGCTGCTGTTGGAATGGTGCTTACATTTTGTTATCTCTGCCAGTTAGCACCTTTCCTGAAAAAGCATACGTTTCATGCAAGAGCCACAGATGATACTTTTGTTATGGTAATTGAGTGCACCGCAAAAACAAACGTAGAAGATCTGAAAGGTTTTCTTGCAAGTGCAGGCGCACAGGAAATAAGTGTGCAGGATGCAGAAGCAGGTTGGTGGTTAGGTACATACGATAAAGACCAGCAGCTAATTAAAGAAAAAGAAGTAAGCATCGCATAATTAGAAACGCATTGAAATACCTGAAGATGAAAAAAATATCTGTTATAGTTTTTGTTACATCAGGAATAGTTTTAGCGGCTTGCAGTGATGTAAGGCGTGATCCCGGTACGATTTACATGCCTGATATGGCATATAGCCGTGCCTACGAAACTTACGCTGAACGCGATTCCGCTATTTTTTCCACCAATGAAAAACGTACAGACGATAAAATATTTTATAATAACCAGCCTGTAGCTGGTACTATAGCAAGAGGAGAAGAAATACCTTTTTCACTGGCAAAAGATGCAGCCGGCGATACAACAAATTATATTGCTTCAAAAGCTGTAACTAATCCTTTGCCTGCCTTGAATGATGCACAGATGAAAGAGGCAGAGCGTCAGTACCTGATTAACTGTGGTATCTGCCATGGCGCCAAATTAGACGGTAACGGACCGCTGTATAAAGACGGTGCTGGTCCTTATCCTGCAAAACCCGCAACGTTGGTAGGAGATGCTAAATATGAGGCAATGCCTGAGGGACAAATGTTTTATTCAGTAACGTATGGAAAAAACCTGATGGGAAGTTATGCTTCGCAGTTAAACAGGGATCAGCGCTGGGCCATCATACACTATATTAAGGCAAAACAGGCAAAAAATGCACCGGCTGCAAAACCGGCTGCAGACAGTACGGTATCAGCAAAAAAATAAAAGTTTAACCTGAGATAAAAGGAAATACAATGGCTTCATTTAGAGCACAATTCGAACTGCCTTCAAAAACAAGAACCTGGTCGCTTGCACTCATTGCAATCGGTGCCGTGGCGTTGATAGCAGGTCTGGTTACCAAGGGTTTTAGCAGCGATGAGCATGAGAAATCGGTTTTTTGGGCTACACTCATGTATAACAGCATCTTTTTTACGCTTATTTGTAATGCAAGTATGTTTTTCATATGTGCAACTACTCTAGCAATGGGAGGCTGGCAAATGGTGTTTCGCAGAGTTCCTGAAGCTATATCAAAAGCCGTAATCGTTTTGGGATCTATTACATGGCTCGTATTGTTTTACATTGTTGTAATTGATCACAATCATCATATTTATCACTGGCTGGATGAAAGTGCGAAAGTTGATCCGATTTTAAAAGGAAAACTGGGATTTCTGAATCCCACATTCTTCCTTATATGGACAACCCTTGCAATTGGCTTATGGATTCTGTTGGGTGCAAGAATGAGAAAACTAAGCAGTGAAGCTGACGGAGGACCTATGGATCCGGAAACTGGTAAAAGTTATATCTGGAGAAATACAGTAACAGGCTCCCTGTTCATCGTTTGGTTTGCGCTTACGGTAGCGTCTACAATACCATGGTTATGGCTTATGAGTCTTGATGCACACTGGTATTCTACTATGTATAGCTGGTACACATTCGCAAGCTCTTTTGTAAGCGGTATGGCTTTGATTGCGCTCTGGGTTATTTTTCTAAAAAACAAGGGATACCTTGAGTATACAAATCAGGAGCACCTGCATGATATTGGTAAATTCATGTTTGCTTTTTCTATTTTTTGGACGTACCTGTGGTTTTCTCAATACATGCTAATTTGGTATGGCAACATTTCTGAGGAAACAGTATATTTTAAACATCGGGTACAGGGGCCGTACAAAGGAATATTTTTCCTTAATCTTATAATCAATTTCGTTTGTCCGTTGTTAATATTAATGAAGCGATCTACTAAACGCAATTATACATTGGTTACCTTTATGGCGGTGCTAATTATATTTGGTCACTGGGTAGATTTCTTCCAGATGGTAATGGGAAGTGTGTCTAAAGATCATGTTTCATTAAGCTGGTTAGATTTTGGAATTGCTGCTTTCTTTGTTGGCCTGGTGATATTACTTGTCTCTGGTGAGCTGGCTAAGAAGCCACTACTCTCAAAATATCATCCTTTTCTTAAAGAAAGCATCATACACCATACATAATATTGTACAATTGCCTTTAAGAGGCAATGGATACGAAGAGACCATATTACACGATTGATTTAATAAAATAACTATGTCATTCATTTTTGTAATAGCCGTTATTGTTTTTGTGTTCCTGATTATATTTCAGATAGCTAAGGCTAGTGAGTATGTTGCTGTACTGAAAGGAGATGATCGCGCAAGAAAAGAAAACAATAAGATCAACGGTTTTTTTATGATCGCGTTTCTTATTGCTGGCCTGATAGGAGTTTACTGGTGTAATGAAATATTGGTAGACAAGACTTTACTAGTGCAGGAGTCTGCAAGTGTTCAGGGCGAGAAGGTAGATGAGATGCTTTGGGTTACCTTAATTATCACCGGTATTGTATTCGTACTTACACAGATCGTATTGTTCTGGTTTGCTTACAGGTACCAGGAAAGTGATAAAAGAAAATCATTCTTTTTTCCGCACAATAATACAATGGAAATTGTCTGGACAGTTGTACCGGCTATTGCTTTAACTGTTCTTGTGGTGATAGGTCTTCGCAACTGGTTCTCTTTTACAGGAGATGCACCTAAAAATGCTATGGAAGTTGAAGTTACAGGAAAGCAATTTGGTTGGATTTTCAGGTATAAAGGTGATGACGGTGTTTTTGGTAAAAAATATTTTCGAATGATTGATCCGGCTACCAACTCGCTTGGTTTGAACTGGCATGACAGTACAGGCATCAACGTTAAAGATGATCCAAGTACGCATGACGATATTGTTACTGAGCAGACCATGTACGTTGTAAAAAACAAGCCTGTAAAATTGATTATTGGCTCCAGGGACGTGGTGCATGATGTTGGCCTGCCTCAGTTTCGTCTAAAGATGGATGCTGTTCCGGGAACGCCGACAACACTTTGGTTCACCCCAAAATACACGACTAAAGAGATGAAACAGAAGACAGGTAACCCGGATTTCCAATATGAGATCAGCTGTGACCAGATGTGTGGAAACGGGCACTATTCTATGAAAGGTGTGATAGAGGTTGTTAGCCAGGCAGAGTATGACGAATGGATGGCCAAGCAAAAGCCTGCTTTCTATGCTGCTTTCCCCGAACAAGATCCTTCTAATATTAAGCCTGCGACTACACCTGCAGACAGCACAAAGGCTGCAGCAGCAAAAGTTTCAACAGTTATTCCTGAAAAGAAAGGTTAATGGGTAAGGGAGTTTTCAATTAACGCGATTGTTACACAAATAAGAATAAAGAACTGAGATTATGAGTACTGAAGTTGTTCTAGATCCTCACCACGGAGCGGTAACTCACCATGATACTCATCATGGAGATCATCATGAACACCATCATCATGAGACGTTTATAACAAAATATGTGTTTAGCCAGGACCATAAAATGATCGGTAAACAATTTTTGATTACCGGCATGTTTTGGGGAGTGATGGGTGGCTTAATGTCAGTGCTGTTTCGTTTGCAATTAGGATATCCTGATGCCACATTTCCATGGTTAGAAGATATTCTGGGTAAATGGGCAAAGGGCGGTCATATAACCCCGGAAGCATATTATGCTTTGGTAACCATACACGGTACTGTACTTGTATTTTTTGTATTGACTGCCGGACTTAGCGGAACATTCGCAAACCTGCTTATACCATTGCAGGTAGGCGCAAGAGACATGGCATCGCCTATGATGAATATGCTTAGCTACTGGTTTTTCTTTGCAGCGAGTGTTGTAATGTTATCGTCGATATTTGTAGAGACAGGTCCTTTTAGCGGTGGCTGGACCGCATACCCGCCTTTGAGTGCATTGGGAGATGCATCGCCGGGATCTAAGACCGGTATGGATTTGTGGATAATGGCGATGGCTTTGTTCGTTGTTTCGTCATTGCTGGGGGGCCTGAACTATATTGCCACCATTCTGAATATGCGTACAAAAGGCATGAGTATGACGCGATTGCCTCTTACTATCTGGGCACTCTTTTTTACAGCAGTATTAGGGGTACTTTCATTCCCTGTTTTGTTTTCTGGTTTTATCCTGCTGATATTCGACAGAAATTTCGGTACAAGCTTTTATTTATCTGATATATTTATAAACGGCGTTGGTGCTTTGCCAAACGAGGGCGGCAGTGCCATTCTTTACCAGCACTTGTTCTGGTTTCTTGGTCACCCCGAGGTTTATATTATCTTGTTGCCGGCTATGGGAATGGTTTCGGAAATATTGGCAACAAACTCAAGAAAGCCAATCTTCGGATATATGGCGATGGTGGGATCATTGTTTGCCATTACCATCCTGGCATTTCTAGTATGGGCGCACCACATGTTTGTAACGGGGCTCAATCCATTCTTAGGATCAATATTCGTACTACTTACACTGTTGATTGCTGTACCGTCAGCCATTAAAGTATTCAACTGGCTAACTACATTGTGGCGGGGCAATATCAGGTTTACACCGGGTATGCTATTTGCAATTGGTTTTGTTAGCTTGTTTATTTCAGGTGGTTTAACGGGTATCTGGCTGGGGAATTCAGCATTGGATATACATCTTCACGATACTTATTTTGTGATCGCTCACTTTCACATTGTAATGGGTGTGGCAAGTATGTTTGGTATGTTTGCCGGCATATACCATTGGTTCCCGAAAATGTATGGCCGCTATTTGAACAATAACCTTGCTTACATACACTTTTGGCTTACAATGATTGGTGCTTACCTGATCTTCTGGCCTATGCACTATGAAGGATTAGCTGGTATGCCGCGTCGTTACTATGACTACAGTGTATGGGAAAGTTTCAAGCAGTTTGCCGAACTGAACAGGTTTATCAGTACAGTAGCTATGATCGTATTTGCCGTACAGTTGTTGTTTCTGTTTAATTTCTTCTACTCAATTTTCAAGGGAAGAAAAGTTACTACAACTAATCCATGGGGCTCAACAACACTTGAATGGACTACACCAATCAATCCGGGTCACGGTAACTGGGTTGGTGAAATTCCTGAAGTGCACCGCTGGGCTTACGACTATGGTAAAGATGGTAAAGATTTTATATCGCAGGTTACACCTGTTGGGGCTGATGAAAGTTCACATTAATAGCTCTGCTCTTTATACAGTAATGAATTACTAATGATAATTGAAAATGCCCTGAATTTCAGGGCATTTTTATCAGTTAACTAAAAGATGAATGGACAGCTTCCACTCTTCACATATAATGAACAAATCGCTTAAATCTTCCACCTCTTTCTCATTAGCCTCGAAGGTGAAGGATTATTTTCAGCTTATTAAATTCACACTAAGCTTTACAGTGGTTTTTTCATGCGTTATATGCTACCTGTTGGCGCCAAATATTGTAGATTTTGATTTAAAGATGATTGTGCTGCTGTTCGTAGCCGGAATGCTTGTAACAGGAAGTGCTAATGCCATAAACCAGGCTTCTGAAAAAGATACAGACGCTTTAATGAAACGCACTGGTAAGAGACCTGTAGCAAATGGCAGAATGAGCCAGAGAGAAGCATATACATTTGCTCTTATAGCTGGTATAGTTGGTGTTTTCCTGATGTACCAATATTTTAATACGGCATCCGCCCTATTATCAGCATTCAGTCTTTTTTTATACTCATACATCTATACCCCGCTGAAAAAAGTTAGCTCTGTTTCTGTATTGGTTGGTGCTTTCCCCGGCGCTATCCCTTGTTTAATTGGCTGGGTTGCTGCAACAAATGCTTTCAGTCCTTTTGCCATTGTCGAAGGCACATCCATTTCTAATGCCGCGGGGTGGGCATTGTTTGGTATACAATTTCTTTGGCAGTTTCCCCATTTCTGGGCAATTGCGTGGGTTGCGCATAATGATTACGACAGGGCCGGGTTTAAATTGCTGCCAGGTGGGAATGAACCAACAAGAAGCACAGCATTACAGGCAATTGCATACGCGGTTATGATGGTTCCACTAGGGTTATTACCTTTTTATTTTGGTATAACAGGTACGGTCAGTATGTGGATCGTTATTGCGGCAAACGTATTCATAGTTGCACAGTGTGTGCGCTTGTATATAGATATGGATGTAAAAGCTGCAAGACGTGTAATGTTTAGCAGTTATATTTATTTGCCGGTGGTTTTTCTTGCATTACTGGCCGATAAAATTCCTGTTTCAGGTTAGTGGTAGAGAATTTTACATGAAGAGACGAACGTTTTTGAAAAACAATTAGGCTATGCAGTATCGTTGCTGCGTAGTGATCATACAGTACAAGTGAGTGACACAACAGGCGCTAAATGCTTGTATAACAGCTTGTAAACAAACAATAAATCGTGATGATGACAACAGTGAGTAATCAAAGAAGCAGGATACACCCACACAAGTTTACGCTATGGGTGGCAATGGGCAGCATTGTAATGATGTTTGCCGGCTTAACCAGTGCCTA harbors:
- the nrfD gene encoding NrfD/PsrC family molybdoenzyme membrane anchor subunit codes for the protein MSLKYESQLREPLVYGTKDYHQVTEDICRPIEAKPSKLWYIGFFISVALLLFGVYAIYSEVTYGVGQWNLNKTVGWGWDITNFVWWVGIGHAGTLISAILLLWRQGWRTGVNRAAEAMTIFAVMCAGQFPIWHMGRVWMAFFVMPYPNTRGPLWVNFNSPLLWDVFAISTYFTVSLLFWYSGLLPDFATVRDRAKTKLRKKLYGIAAFGWTGSTKHWQRHESLSLVLAGLSTPLVLSVHTIVSFDFATSVIPGWHTTIFPPYFVAGAIFSGFAMVQTLMLILRKVYSLEDYITLGHIEAMNKVIVLTGSIVGCAYLTELFMGWYSQNKYEGYTFWYSRANLFSPYGWSYWGMMACNVISPQIFWFRKMRRNLFVTFFMSIIVNIGMWFERFVIIVTSLYRDYLPSSWSVYYSPTIWEIGFYAGTFGLFFTCFFLFSKYFPVIAIAEIKSILKTTGESYKDTVTPVEEKPLEEFVHTYAHAH
- a CDS encoding DUF3341 domain-containing protein, which encodes MAQKKFVVGCFKDEDVLFPAVKKVRVAGYKIHDVYTPFPVHGLDHAMGLRETSLHTAGFIYGITGTSTALGCISWILAKDWPLNIGGKPHFALPAWIPIMFELTVLFAAVGMVLTFCYLCQLAPFLKKHTFHARATDDTFVMVIECTAKTNVEDLKGFLASAGAQEISVQDAEAGWWLGTYDKDQQLIKEKEVSIA
- a CDS encoding c-type cytochrome, which produces MKKISVIVFVTSGIVLAACSDVRRDPGTIYMPDMAYSRAYETYAERDSAIFSTNEKRTDDKIFYNNQPVAGTIARGEEIPFSLAKDAAGDTTNYIASKAVTNPLPALNDAQMKEAERQYLINCGICHGAKLDGNGPLYKDGAGPYPAKPATLVGDAKYEAMPEGQMFYSVTYGKNLMGSYASQLNRDQRWAIIHYIKAKQAKNAPAAKPAADSTVSAKK
- a CDS encoding quinol:cytochrome C oxidoreductase; this encodes MASFRAQFELPSKTRTWSLALIAIGAVALIAGLVTKGFSSDEHEKSVFWATLMYNSIFFTLICNASMFFICATTLAMGGWQMVFRRVPEAISKAVIVLGSITWLVLFYIVVIDHNHHIYHWLDESAKVDPILKGKLGFLNPTFFLIWTTLAIGLWILLGARMRKLSSEADGGPMDPETGKSYIWRNTVTGSLFIVWFALTVASTIPWLWLMSLDAHWYSTMYSWYTFASSFVSGMALIALWVIFLKNKGYLEYTNQEHLHDIGKFMFAFSIFWTYLWFSQYMLIWYGNISEETVYFKHRVQGPYKGIFFLNLIINFVCPLLILMKRSTKRNYTLVTFMAVLIIFGHWVDFFQMVMGSVSKDHVSLSWLDFGIAAFFVGLVILLVSGELAKKPLLSKYHPFLKESIIHHT
- a CDS encoding cytochrome c oxidase subunit II, encoding MSFIFVIAVIVFVFLIIFQIAKASEYVAVLKGDDRARKENNKINGFFMIAFLIAGLIGVYWCNEILVDKTLLVQESASVQGEKVDEMLWVTLIITGIVFVLTQIVLFWFAYRYQESDKRKSFFFPHNNTMEIVWTVVPAIALTVLVVIGLRNWFSFTGDAPKNAMEVEVTGKQFGWIFRYKGDDGVFGKKYFRMIDPATNSLGLNWHDSTGINVKDDPSTHDDIVTEQTMYVVKNKPVKLIIGSRDVVHDVGLPQFRLKMDAVPGTPTTLWFTPKYTTKEMKQKTGNPDFQYEISCDQMCGNGHYSMKGVIEVVSQAEYDEWMAKQKPAFYAAFPEQDPSNIKPATTPADSTKAAAAKVSTVIPEKKG
- a CDS encoding cytochrome c oxidase subunit I produces the protein MSTEVVLDPHHGAVTHHDTHHGDHHEHHHHETFITKYVFSQDHKMIGKQFLITGMFWGVMGGLMSVLFRLQLGYPDATFPWLEDILGKWAKGGHITPEAYYALVTIHGTVLVFFVLTAGLSGTFANLLIPLQVGARDMASPMMNMLSYWFFFAASVVMLSSIFVETGPFSGGWTAYPPLSALGDASPGSKTGMDLWIMAMALFVVSSLLGGLNYIATILNMRTKGMSMTRLPLTIWALFFTAVLGVLSFPVLFSGFILLIFDRNFGTSFYLSDIFINGVGALPNEGGSAILYQHLFWFLGHPEVYIILLPAMGMVSEILATNSRKPIFGYMAMVGSLFAITILAFLVWAHHMFVTGLNPFLGSIFVLLTLLIAVPSAIKVFNWLTTLWRGNIRFTPGMLFAIGFVSLFISGGLTGIWLGNSALDIHLHDTYFVIAHFHIVMGVASMFGMFAGIYHWFPKMYGRYLNNNLAYIHFWLTMIGAYLIFWPMHYEGLAGMPRRYYDYSVWESFKQFAELNRFISTVAMIVFAVQLLFLFNFFYSIFKGRKVTTTNPWGSTTLEWTTPINPGHGNWVGEIPEVHRWAYDYGKDGKDFISQVTPVGADESSH
- the cyoE gene encoding heme o synthase; protein product: MNKSLKSSTSFSLASKVKDYFQLIKFTLSFTVVFSCVICYLLAPNIVDFDLKMIVLLFVAGMLVTGSANAINQASEKDTDALMKRTGKRPVANGRMSQREAYTFALIAGIVGVFLMYQYFNTASALLSAFSLFLYSYIYTPLKKVSSVSVLVGAFPGAIPCLIGWVAATNAFSPFAIVEGTSISNAAGWALFGIQFLWQFPHFWAIAWVAHNDYDRAGFKLLPGGNEPTRSTALQAIAYAVMMVPLGLLPFYFGITGTVSMWIVIAANVFIVAQCVRLYIDMDVKAARRVMFSSYIYLPVVFLALLADKIPVSG